The following are encoded together in the Solenopsis invicta isolate M01_SB chromosome 14, UNIL_Sinv_3.0, whole genome shotgun sequence genome:
- the LOC105204252 gene encoding uncharacterized protein LOC105204252: MRPIDVTPAVAEKLLDTVYSHVKIAGPAKFKVGDSVRVSKYKTVFEKGYTPNWTTEVFKIAKVQITNPVTYLLKDYKGKPVAEGFYEYELHRATHLDVYLVEKVLRKRGDEVYVKWLGFDNSHNSWIHKNSVL, encoded by the coding sequence ATGCGGCCCATCGATGTTACTCCCGCTGTTGCTGAAAAGCTGTTGGACACGGTGTATAGCCACGTTAAGATTGCGGGTCCTGCAAAATTCAAAGTAGGCGATTCGGTACGCGTTAGCAAGTACAAGACAGTCTTTGAGAAAGGATATACGCCCAATTGGACAACTGAGGTGTTTAAAATTGCCAAAGTACAAATAACTAATCCTGTGACTTATCTACTAAAAGATTACAAGGGAAAACCTGTTGCCGAAGGATTCTacgagtacgagttgcatcgtgCTACTCATCTTGACGTGTATCTTGTTGAAAAAGTGTTGCGCAAAAGGGGGGATGAGGTTTATGTGAAATGGCTTGGATTTGACAATTCACACAATTCATGGATACACAAGAATAGtgtgttgtaa